TTTTCTACAATTTTTGCTATTTTCCTTTTTAATAATAGTACTTATTTTTTTCCTGTTTCCTTTATATTATTTAATTGTAAATGCTTCCTTGCCTAATGAATTACAAGATAATCCTAATTTGACTTTGAAAATAGGCTCAAATTTACTTGAAAACTTTCAAAATTCCATTAATGATAATTTTTGAATTGGAATTTCCACTTCAATTTTAGTAATTATGCTCATTAATTTTTTTAGAATTATCCTGTATTCACTAGCATCTTTTGGACTTTGAATGGCAAAAAAAAGACTGAAATTAACGTTTATTTCTCTTTTTGTGGCAATTTCTTTTATTCCAGAAATTAGCATTTATATTCCACTTGCAAGAATTTTAAATAACAATCAATTAATAACAAATTCGCCGGTTTTTGCCCTCACAGTTAACCAAATTTTTTCCTTTTTTAACTTTTTCTATCTTTATAAAAGTATTAACAAAATTGATAAAAAGCAACTTTTACTTGCAAGAATTGATAATTTATCAACTTTTTCAAAGATTAAATTGATAATTTTTCCAAAAATAAAAATTTCCTATTATTTATTAATTATTTTTACAACAATTCAAGCTTGAAACGACTTTTTATGACCAAATTACATTTTTTCAAATCGATCATACCAGACAATTTCAACTTGATTTCAGTATTCAGGCCAAACTAGTCTTGGATTTTTGCAAAACATTCAAGCTGCAGGCTCACTTTTTACAATAGCTGTTCCATTGTTTTTTTACATAATTTTTTCCAAATTTATTAATAATGCAACGGCAAACAATATTAAATAATTTTGAAAAATGCAAAAAATTATCACAAAAGAAGCTGTTTTTGAATTAGAAATCAAAAAATCTAAATTTATTTCTTATAGTTTCATAATAAAATCAAAGGAACATTCAGAAGCGCTACTGACAAAAATTCAACAAGAAAACAAGCATGCAAGTCATATTGTTTATGCCGTTTGTTTTGATTTATATAATTGTAAATTCAGTGATGCAAATGAGCCAAAAGGTTCAGCGGGATGGCAAATTTTTAACATTTTGCGAACAAAAAAAATTACTAATTCATTAATTATTGTTGTCAGGCACATGTACGGATCCAAATTAGGGCTAGGTTTATTGCAAAATAGTTACAAAAAAGCAGCAATTGAAGTGTTAAATTTTAGTTTGGTTAGTGATTTTAAAATTTCTTATCGTTATTTATGTGAAATTGACTTGGAAAAAATGAACTGGGTACTTCAATTAATAAAGAAAAATGGATGTACAATTGAAAAAAAAGAATTTGGGCTAAAATTAAAAATTGAATTTAAGTGTCCTTTAAAATTAGAAGAAAATTTTGAGCTAAATTTTAAGGAAATAATAAAATAATTTAGTTGAAAAAAATTATTTCCTGATTTTACCAGTTCGATGGCAAAAATTCACTTTTTTGTGAATATAAATATGCAAAAATACCGGTAAATCCGTGTTTTTTGACTTAAAGTCTTAATTTTAATTGTTTTAAAATTAACTTTTTACAAAAAAAAAAAAAAAATGCTTGGCTTGAAATAAAATTGTGTTATAATAAGACTCACTTAAGAATAATTAATAAATTTTGATATTGAATTAAGGGGGAATTAAAAATGTTTTTGTCATAAAAAAATCAGAAAATGCGAATTATCCATTATATTTTTAAATATGATGGAATGCCTTAAATTTAACCGTTTAGAAATCTACAAATTTAAGGCTTTTAATTATGGCTCTTTCAAAACTTCATATATTTTTTTAGGCTCAATTTAAATCAAAATGAGTTTTCTATTTGCATTGAGTTTAAATAGTAGTTGTATTTTTATGATTTTTGTTGTTTTACCATAAATTGATTTTCGCCAGTGTTTTAACTAAAAAAGGTTGTTTAAATATTTTATAATTTTACTTTTTAAGTTAAAATTTTAGCTTTTTTAGTTTGCTTTATTTGATTGATAAGTAGATTTTTCTTTCGGAGTGTTAGATTTAAAATTTAGTGTTTTTGGTTTGATAGTTATTTCTCCTGAGTTTACCAAAAAAGTTAAAAAAGTACCTAAAACCCGACGCTTTGTTAGGATTATCTCATCAAACTGCAAAACTCGGAAAAAAAGGGAATTTGGACTAAAATTAAAAATTGAATTCAACTGTACTTTAAAATTAGAAGAAAATTTTGAACTAAATTTTAAGAAAATAGTAAAATAATTTGATTGAAAAAAAATATTTTATATTAAAATATACACAATATTAAAAAAGCTATTTAGGTGCAAAAATGATTCAAATTCGTAACATCACAAAAAGGCTCGGAACAAAAATAATTTTAAATAACATTAGTTTTGATATTCCAACTAATAAATTAACGTTTATTTCTGGTCAATCAGGTGTTGGAAAAACGACACTTTTGCATATAATTGCCAAAATTGCCAAAGCTGACAGCGGGCAAATTTCCTTTTTTGATAAAAAACAACAAGTCTTAAAAAACCCAAATGTTGATATTTTTTTTCAAGATGTGAATCTTATTGAAAATATTTCAGCTATTGATAATGTTCGAATTGGGACAAGCATTTTAGGTTATAAATTTAAGCAAGATGAATTTAGTAAAAATGCAAATTTTTTAAATCTTGATCAAAGTGTTTTTAAAACAAAAATGGAAAATCTCTCTGGTGGTGAGAAACAAAGAATTGCAATTCTTCGTTCTCTAAATCGGGGTTCAGAATTTATTTTGTTTGATGAGCCAACTGCCGCCCTTGATAAAGAAAATGAGCAAATTATCTTTGAAAAAATTAAGCAAATGTCAAAAAATCACACAGTTGTGGTCATTAGCCATAATACTGAAATGGTTCACAAATATGCTGATCAAATAATTTTTTTACAAAAAGACAAACCACCAATTATTAAAATTAATGATACTAATATATTAGAAGACAAAAATTCTGAACAAACTAGCGAAACTAAACATAAAAAAGTTGCAAAAGTAGTTCAATTTAAGAACAAATTAAATATTTCACCGATTTTCGTCATTGCTGATATTAGTAAAAAATTAACCCTTACTATTTTAATTATAATTGCTTTTTTAGCGGCCGTATTTTCAATCAGTTTTGCTTTTGAATTAAATCTTGGAACAGCAAAAGTCGAACGGCAGCAAAAATATACGCTCTCACTCGATAGAAATTCAATTGAAAAAAAATCAAAAGTAGCTTTTAACCAAGATGAAATTAAAAAAATTAGTGAGTTTGAATCAATCAACTCGCTTGTTGCAAACAGACCAACCACAAATATAAACTTGCACTATGAAAATCGAAAAATTAATCTTAGTCAAGTTGATGTTGATCAAATTGAAATTAATACCTTTTTCAAAGACAGAATCGAAAATGATCTTGTTAATTTTGAAGGAAAATTCATTGAAAATCCTCAGGAAATTATTCTTTCAAAATCAACAATTGAAAAACTTAAAATTGAAAATCCATTAGACAAGACAATTTATCTTGCTTATGATTCTAATAAAGAAATTGAAAAAAATCAAAATAAAATTCCGCTAAAAATTGTCGGAATTAATAATGGAATTAAAAGTTCTGTTACCAGATTAGATACTTTTAATTTAATTGATTTTCCATCATTTATTAGCACACAATCAATTAAAGATCTTGAAAATTTAGTTAAGCAAAATTCTGTTGATAAAACAAAAGACAAGAACTTTCAACTGTTCAAGGAAATTAATTCTTATATTCCTAGCGAAAATCCTCAAAGCTCCGCGCTTGAACCATTTAAAATTCCGCTAAAAAATACAAAAGTTTTCCCGCGAAACAATTTAGAATTAATAACTGGAACATTTCCAAGAAAAGTCGATGAAATTCTACTTTCAACAACAGCAATTGATTTAAATGCTAAATATAAATTAAAAGTAGGCGATATAATTCAAACAAACTCGCCTTTAAATCAAAAATTCAATTTACTTGTTGTTGGAATTTTTGACTCACCAGATTCAGAATTATTTTATCACGAAGATGCCCAAGAATTTTATACCAACTTCCAGCCAACCAAACTTACTGCTTATTTAACAACAACTGACGAACAAAACAATCTTGATTTAGATGCAAAAAATGCTAAATTTGATCTCAAAATAACTCCGCCTTCAAGCTTAATTCGTGTAGTAACTAGCCAATCTTTAGCGATCATTTCGATAGTTAACAAGGTTACTTTTGCAGTGTTTATAATTTTTGTTATTATATTGATTTCGTTCATTTTAGTTTATGCCAAAACTATTTCTGAATCAAAACAGAGAATGATTGGAATTCTAAAATCGCTTGGTGGTTCGACTTTATTAACGCTTTTTTATCATACTTTAAATATTGTTTTGATATCAATTGTTGTTCTAATTTTAAGTTTTGTAATTATTTTCCCGTCAATGGAATCGATTCATATTTTAATAGTTGGCAATGAATTTCCTGCCGCATCTCAAGAAAATTTAGCCCTAATTTTATTATCATCCTGAGCCGGACTTTCAGCTGCATTTATTCTAATTTATGTTTTAATGTCCTTAATTACGTACAAGAAAACCACTCAACAGTTGTTAAAATAAAAATGAAAGGTGAACTACCTTTCATTTTTATTTCTTCCTTAAGTTTTTAAGGCCATAAATTGTTGAAATATCTTCTTCTCAAAGCATAAATTTACTTTTTTTAGCAGTTTCTTGGGCTTTTAAAATTTGGTCAATTAAATTTTTATATTCAGGATAATAATAAGTTTTTTTAGGATTTTGATATTGGGCATAACGATGAATTGCAAGACCTTCGCTAACCATTTTAATATTAATTATCTCACCCATTTCATTTTTTAGAACAACAATAATCCGTTCATACGGGTCATGGCCGACAATTTCAAATGAAATTCAGCGATTTAAAATTAGCTGTTCTAGACGTTTTTTAGCTCTTAAACCGTGAAATTTCATAGTTTTTACGTTAATTAAACGATTTGGACGGCTAAGTTCAAG
This sequence is a window from Mesomycoplasma ovipneumoniae. Protein-coding genes within it:
- a CDS encoding ABC transporter permease subunit, whose amino-acid sequence is MSLKFNLNSFFLQFLLFSFLIIVLIFFLFPLYYLIVNASLPNELQDNPNLTLKIGSNLLENFQNSINDNFWIGISTSILVIMLINFFRIILYSLASFGLWMAKKRLKLTFISLFVAISFIPEISIYIPLARILNNNQLITNSPVFALTVNQIFSFFNFFYLYKSINKIDKKQLLLARIDNLSTFSKIKLIIFPKIKISYYLLIIFTTIQAWNDFLWPNYIFSNRSYQTISTWFQYSGQTSLGFLQNIQAAGSLFTIAVPLFFYIIFSKFINNATANNIK
- a CDS encoding YigZ family protein, whose product is MQKIITKEAVFELEIKKSKFISYSFIIKSKEHSEALLTKIQQENKHASHIVYAVCFDLYNCKFSDANEPKGSAGWQIFNILRTKKITNSLIIVVRHMYGSKLGLGLLQNSYKKAAIEVLNFSLVSDFKISYRYLCEIDLEKMNWVLQLIKKNGCTIEKKEFGLKLKIEFKCPLKLEENFELNFKEIIK
- a CDS encoding ABC transporter ATP-binding protein, yielding MIQIRNITKRLGTKIILNNISFDIPTNKLTFISGQSGVGKTTLLHIIAKIAKADSGQISFFDKKQQVLKNPNVDIFFQDVNLIENISAIDNVRIGTSILGYKFKQDEFSKNANFLNLDQSVFKTKMENLSGGEKQRIAILRSLNRGSEFILFDEPTAALDKENEQIIFEKIKQMSKNHTVVVISHNTEMVHKYADQIIFLQKDKPPIIKINDTNILEDKNSEQTSETKHKKVAKVVQFKNKLNISPIFVIADISKKLTLTILIIIAFLAAVFSISFAFELNLGTAKVERQQKYTLSLDRNSIEKKSKVAFNQDEIKKISEFESINSLVANRPTTNINLHYENRKINLSQVDVDQIEINTFFKDRIENDLVNFEGKFIENPQEIILSKSTIEKLKIENPLDKTIYLAYDSNKEIEKNQNKIPLKIVGINNGIKSSVTRLDTFNLIDFPSFISTQSIKDLENLVKQNSVDKTKDKNFQLFKEINSYIPSENPQSSALEPFKIPLKNTKVFPRNNLELITGTFPRKVDEILLSTTAIDLNAKYKLKVGDIIQTNSPLNQKFNLLVVGIFDSPDSELFYHEDAQEFYTNFQPTKLTAYLTTTDEQNNLDLDAKNAKFDLKITPPSSLIRVVTSQSLAIISIVNKVTFAVFIIFVIILISFILVYAKTISESKQRMIGILKSLGGSTLLTLFYHTLNIVLISIVVLILSFVIIFPSMESIHILIVGNEFPAASQENLALILLSSWAGLSAAFILIYVLMSLITYKKTTQQLLK
- a CDS encoding thermonuclease family protein, whose translation is MPLFSLTSCYDYLSEIISEKIVPTDGLNPIEKLPIFVKNSRIKQGLTYTTFIKSVYDGDTFTDKNGMRFRIFGIDTPELELSRPNRLINVKTMKFHGLRAKKRLEQLILNRWISFEIVGHDPYERIIVVLKNEMGEIINIKMVSEGLAIHRYAQYQNPKKTYYYPEYKNLIDQILKAQETAKKSKFMLWEEDISTIYGLKNLRKK